The genomic stretch CCGCAGCAGTATCAGCTATACTAGAATTATTATCAGCACCATCATTTTCGCTAGGTTCAATAATTATTGGCACTCCTAACTGTTCTGTTTGATTAATAATTTCAGTTGCGGTTTTATTATCAGGTATTAAATCATCTTTTGAACTTACAGTTTCAGATACACTCGCCTTATTTGTAGAATTGATTGATGAATTCAAACTTGCGTTGATAGGTTCATAATCCATTTGAGTTGTTAATTCAGTAATTTGAGTGTTGTTATCCGAACTCATTTTTTGAGCACTAATTCTACCAATAAAGAAACTTCCCACAATAATTATTACAAAAATAAGTGCATAAATGATAAATTTGAGTACTGAACGCATACTTACAGAATAAGCTAAGATTTCATCTAATAAGAATTCATGTCGCTTCTTTCGTCTAAACGGGTTGTTTATTTCTTTTCTTTTGAAAGCGAGCTTTTTTTTGTTCTTTGTTTTATGTGATGCCATCATTAAACCTTAGCAATTAGCGTCTCAATACTTGCCAGCATATTATGTTTAATCGAGGTAGTTTTTAAAAATATTTCTATGGTTTACTAGGCCTAATTTTAAGTTAGAATGAGTTCATAGATTAAAAACTAGAATAAAAAAAATGTTAAAATAAATTAAAAGAATTATTCTTGATCAATAGCTTTCTCAAGTTTAGTTTCAGCAACTTCTTTTGATTCTACTTTTGCTTCAATTTTAGGTTTGTCTTCTTTTTTAGCAGCAGCCTTACCTTTTTTTGATTTATCAACTAACTCAGCTTTTTCAGATCCCCTTACTTTTCGAGGTCTTGGTTTAGCTTCTTTTTTAGTAGTTTCAGTTAATTCAATACCTAATTTTTTGAATTCTTCCACAACTAATGCATGATCTGCTCCTTGTGTAAGTTCAATAGTAGATGCTTGCGGATCTAAATGAATAATATTGCATTTACGTCTTCTAGTCTCACCATCAATAAGAACATGGTTAGAATCCATAATATCAACAATAACGCAAACTTTACCTGAGTCTCTTCCTGCAATTTTAGTACATAATCGTCCTACTTCCATCATTTTTAAAACCTAATATATAATATATGCAGCGCAAATAATCGTGCATAAAGATCATTAACTTTAATTTATTCTGTATGAATTTAATTTATTCTGTATGAATTTAATTTATTCTGTAACTCGGGTCTTGCCAATGATAACTCTTCGAGTACATTTGGAACACAAACATCCACCATAAGGCCTTTCAGGGCGCTTAACAGATTTCGGCATAGTTCTCATCTTAAAAGGCCTTTCTCGAGGCACTCCTTTGAGATTATCACCGCAAATACCGCATTTAGCAGCGTTAGGCTTTCGTTTCTCGAAATGCATAACTGTATTGCTTCCAGGAGTCTTTTTCATGACTCTTCTCAATGTTCTTGACTTATGACCAGGTTTAACCATTTAAATCACTTATCTGCGAAAAAAGCGCGCGGTTTATAAATCTTTTCAATTGATATAAACTAGCAGTGCAAAATGCGCGCAAAACCACCCTAAATTCAATAAAAATTGATTTTATAAAACAACTAATCTTCGCTAAAACTGTAAAAACACCAAAAGGTTTTTAAATCTTATTATCTGAAAACAGCAATATAAAAATTATAATCAAAATAATATAAAAATTAAATAACAAAATAATAATAATCACACAAAATATTATTTAAACTGTTTTGAAAACAAAAAAATAGCAAATTTTAAAAACAAAAAGTTTAAAAAGGAACTGTTGAGA from Candidatus Woesearchaeota archaeon encodes the following:
- a CDS encoding 50S ribosomal protein L14e, coding for MMEVGRLCTKIAGRDSGKVCVIVDIMDSNHVLIDGETRRRKCNIIHLDPQASTIELTQGADHALVVEEFKKLGIELTETTKKEAKPRPRKVRGSEKAELVDKSKKGKAAAKKEDKPKIEAKVESKEVAETKLEKAIDQE
- a CDS encoding 50S ribosomal protein L34e encodes the protein MVKPGHKSRTLRRVMKKTPGSNTVMHFEKRKPNAAKCGICGDNLKGVPRERPFKMRTMPKSVKRPERPYGGCLCSKCTRRVIIGKTRVTE